One Nocardioides luti DNA window includes the following coding sequences:
- a CDS encoding MFS transporter, with protein MSGQESAPGTTTRAPAWSPWRTVVWFGVVSLAADMVYEGARAITGPFLASLGASALLVGVVTGAGEAAALVLRLVSGPLADRSGRYWSLTIVGYALTAVCVPLMAVAPFLGGAGLAFGATMVLLERTGKAVRSPSKSALLAHAARAVGRGRGFAVHKALDQVGAFAGPLLVAGVIALTARTWAGLAVLAVPGAAAMALLVVVRRRVPDMTVFDEEPLEVRASAPIEHPTRLPRIFYVFAVSCAASTLGLMTFGIISFHLVEADLVRPAAVPLVYALAMAVEAVAALATGFAYDRVGARVLLALPVLVALVPLLAFADTLRLVLVGLVVWGLAVGIQDSTVKALVADLVPSGRLATAYGVFAAFQGAAALAGGALGGALYDNGVTDLVVVIGVCQAASLVLLTSVVRRRGAAG; from the coding sequence GTGTCCGGGCAGGAGTCCGCACCGGGCACGACGACGCGCGCCCCGGCGTGGTCGCCGTGGCGGACCGTCGTCTGGTTCGGCGTGGTCAGCCTCGCGGCGGACATGGTCTACGAGGGCGCCCGCGCGATCACCGGGCCGTTCCTCGCCTCGCTGGGGGCCTCGGCCCTGCTGGTCGGCGTCGTCACCGGGGCGGGCGAGGCCGCCGCGCTGGTGCTGCGGCTGGTGTCCGGGCCGCTGGCCGACCGGAGCGGTCGCTACTGGTCGCTGACGATCGTCGGCTACGCCCTGACCGCTGTCTGCGTCCCGCTCATGGCGGTCGCGCCGTTCCTGGGCGGGGCCGGGCTGGCCTTCGGGGCCACGATGGTGCTGCTCGAGCGCACCGGCAAGGCCGTCCGCAGCCCGTCGAAGTCCGCGCTGCTGGCCCACGCGGCGCGGGCCGTCGGCCGCGGGCGCGGCTTCGCGGTCCACAAGGCGCTCGACCAGGTCGGCGCGTTCGCCGGCCCGCTCCTGGTCGCCGGGGTGATCGCGCTGACGGCGCGCACCTGGGCCGGCCTCGCGGTGCTCGCGGTCCCGGGTGCTGCCGCGATGGCGCTGCTGGTCGTCGTACGCCGTCGGGTGCCCGACATGACGGTCTTCGACGAGGAGCCGCTCGAGGTCCGGGCCTCGGCGCCGATCGAGCACCCGACCCGGCTGCCGCGGATCTTCTACGTCTTCGCGGTCTCCTGCGCGGCCAGCACCCTGGGGCTGATGACCTTCGGGATCATCTCGTTCCACCTGGTCGAGGCCGACCTGGTACGCCCGGCCGCGGTCCCGCTCGTCTACGCCCTGGCGATGGCGGTCGAGGCGGTGGCCGCCCTCGCGACCGGCTTCGCCTACGACCGGGTCGGGGCGCGGGTGCTGCTGGCGCTGCCGGTGCTCGTCGCGCTGGTGCCGCTGCTGGCCTTCGCGGACACGCTGCGGTTGGTGCTCGTCGGGCTGGTCGTCTGGGGCCTGGCGGTCGGCATCCAGGACTCGACGGTCAAGGCGCTGGTGGCGGACCTGGTGCCGAGCGGACGCCTCGCGACGGCGTACGGCGTGTTCGCGGCATTCCAGGGAGCGGCCGCGCTCGCGGGCGGGGCCCTGGGTGGCGCGCTCTACGACAACGGGGTCACGGACCTGGTGGTCGTGATCGGCGTCTGCCAGGCGGCGTCGCTGGTGCTGCTGACGTCAGTGGTCAGGCGGCGCGGCGCAGCGGGGTGA